One Euwallacea similis isolate ESF13 chromosome 16, ESF131.1, whole genome shotgun sequence DNA segment encodes these proteins:
- the LOC136414104 gene encoding uncharacterized protein codes for MAQSQSQTGALKKTSAPPRKKSGPKFELSEDQKNDIKEAFDLFDSQGCGRIDAKDLKVAIRALGFEPKKEEIKKMIADIDKAGTGKISYEDFLELMSLKMAEKDSREEILKAFRLFDDDETGKISFKNLKRVAKELGENLTDEELQEMIDEADRDGDGEISQEEFLRIMKKTSLY; via the exons atg GCCCAAAGCCAGAGCCAAACTGGGGCGCTGAAGAAGACCTCAGCACCTCCAAGGAAAAAATCCGGCCCCAAATTTGAACTGAGTGAGGatcaaaaaaatgatattaaagaAGCATTTGATTTGTTTGACTCTCAAGGTTGTGGAAGAATTGATGCAAAAGATCTGAAAGTAGCCATCCGAGCATTGGGATTTGAACCAAAGAAG gaagaaattaaaaaaatgattgcaGACATAGATAAAGCAGGCACAGGCAAAATATCTTATGAAGATTTCTTAGAGTTAATGTCATTAAAGATGGCTGAAAAAGATTCAAGGGAAGAGATTCTGAAAGCCTTCAG GCTATTTGATGATGATGAGACGGGGAAAATCAGCTTCAAAAACTTGAAGAGAGTAGCAAAGGAATTGGGGGAGAATCTTACAGATGAGGAATTGCAAGAAATGATAGATGAAGCTGACAGAGATGGTGATGGAGAAATAAGTCAAGAAGAGTTTTTAAGGATCATGAAGAAAACTAGTCTTTACTAA
- the Rpi gene encoding ribose-5-phosphate isomerase yields the protein MCQNIFNILKSQRFITNFNQSLKFITNYSNISSKGAMANLEKAKKLAAYQAVDNHIENGDIIGIGSGSTVIYVVERLAQRVQAEKLIISCVPTSFQARQLVIKHKLTLTNLDINPKLNVCIDGADEVDSNLNLIKGGGGCLLQEKVVASCADKLIIVADYTKNSCKLGDQYKKGIPIEVAPMAYVPIKRVLESKYKGQFVLRMAVNKAGPVVTDNGNFILDWKDFDQNLPWEQVNSEIMLIPGVVDTGLFIKMAHKAYFGMNDGTVAVQES from the exons ATGTGccaaaacattttcaacattttgaaatcGCAGCGGtttatcactaattttaatcaGAGCTTGAAATTTATTACCAATTATTCGAATATATCCTCAAAAGGTGCCATGGCTAATTTagaaaaagctaaaaaacTGGCAGCCTACCAGGCAGTAGACAATCATATCGAGAATGGGGACATTATAGGTATCGGCAGCGGTTCTACAGTGATATATGTCGTTGAAAGACTAGCGCAAAGGGTTCAAGCAGAGAAACTAATCATTTCTTGTGTTCCTACATCGTTCCAAGCAAGACAGTTAGTGATAAAGCATAAATTGACTTTGACCAACTTGGACATCAATCCCAAACTCAATGTGTGCATAGATGGGGCTGATGAAGTGGATTCTAATCTTAACTTGATCAAAGGTGGTGGAGGGTGCCTGTTACAAGAGAAAGTTGTCGCCAGTTGTGCTGataaactaattattgttGCTGATTATACCAAGAATAGCTGTAAATTAG GTGATCAGTACAAAAAGGGCATTCCCATAGAGGTAGCTCCCATGGCATATGTGCCTATAAAACGTGTCTTGGAATCAAAATATAAAGGCCAATTCGTTCTCAGAATGGCAGTGAATAAGGCTGGGCCAGTGGTAACTGACAATGGAAACTTTATATTAGATTGGAAAgattttgatcaaaatttaCCATGGGAACAAGTAAACAGTGAAATAATGCTAATTCCAGGAGTGGTAGACACagggttatttattaaaatggcaCACAAGGCATATTTTGGTATGAATGATGGAACAGTAGCAGTCCAAGAATCTTAA